One part of the [Pantoea] beijingensis genome encodes these proteins:
- a CDS encoding NCS2 family permease, translated as MNKQGLLQRLFKLQEHRTTVRTEVIAGFTTFLTMVYIVFVNPQILGVAGMDTQTVFVTTCLIAAFGSILMGLVANLPVALAPAMGLNAFFAFVVVGAMGISWQMGMGAIFWGAMGLLLLTVFRVRYWIIANIPLSLRVGISSGIGLLIAMIGLKNAGIVVSNKDTLVAIGDFTSHSVLLGALGFFIIAILASRNVHVAVLVSIVVTTLIGMALGDVKFTGIFSAPPAVSAVIRQIDLAGSLNISMAGIIFSFMLVNLFDSSGTLIGVTDKAGLADEQGKFPRMKQALYVDSLSSVAGSFIGTSSVTAYVESSSGVAVGGRTGLMAVVTGILFLLVIFLSPLAAMVPAYAAAGALIYVGVLMTSSLARIKWEDLTEAVPAFVTAIMMPFSFSITEGITFGFIAYGVMKLGTGRWREISPCVAIVALLFIVKIVFIDAHQV; from the coding sequence ATGAACAAACAAGGTTTACTGCAGCGTCTGTTTAAACTGCAAGAGCACCGTACTACCGTTCGTACCGAAGTGATTGCTGGCTTTACCACCTTTCTTACGATGGTTTATATCGTCTTTGTTAACCCGCAGATCCTGGGTGTAGCGGGAATGGATACCCAGACCGTTTTTGTCACCACCTGCCTGATTGCGGCATTCGGCAGTATTTTGATGGGGCTGGTTGCTAACTTGCCGGTTGCACTGGCTCCGGCAATGGGCCTGAACGCCTTTTTTGCCTTTGTTGTGGTCGGGGCAATGGGTATCTCATGGCAGATGGGGATGGGGGCGATTTTCTGGGGCGCTATGGGCCTGCTGCTGTTGACCGTATTTCGCGTCCGCTACTGGATCATTGCCAATATTCCGCTGAGCCTGCGTGTGGGCATCAGCAGTGGCATTGGTCTACTGATTGCGATGATCGGCCTGAAAAATGCCGGCATCGTCGTTTCAAACAAAGATACGCTGGTTGCTATAGGGGATTTTACGTCGCACAGCGTGCTGCTGGGCGCGTTAGGCTTTTTTATTATCGCAATTCTTGCATCGCGTAATGTGCATGTTGCGGTGCTGGTTTCCATCGTTGTGACGACGTTAATCGGTATGGCGCTTGGCGATGTAAAATTTACCGGGATATTCTCCGCTCCGCCGGCGGTCAGTGCCGTGATTCGGCAGATAGATCTGGCTGGGTCACTGAACATCAGCATGGCTGGTATCATCTTTTCTTTCATGCTGGTCAACCTGTTTGATTCGTCGGGTACGCTAATTGGGGTAACAGACAAAGCCGGGTTGGCTGACGAACAGGGAAAATTTCCGCGAATGAAGCAGGCGCTTTATGTCGATAGCCTGAGTTCGGTGGCGGGCTCATTTATCGGAACCTCTTCCGTGACGGCTTATGTCGAAAGCTCTTCAGGTGTTGCGGTGGGAGGGCGTACCGGGCTGATGGCGGTGGTAACCGGCATTCTGTTTCTGTTGGTTATTTTCCTGTCGCCGCTGGCCGCAATGGTACCCGCTTATGCCGCAGCAGGCGCGCTTATTTATGTCGGTGTGTTGATGACCTCCAGCCTTGCGCGGATAAAATGGGAAGATCTTACCGAAGCCGTTCCCGCTTTTGTTACGGCAATCATGATGCCTTTTAGTTTTTCAATTACTGAAGGCATTACGTTTGGTTTCATTGCTTACGGTGTGATGAAGTTGGGTACGGGGCGATGGCGTGAGATAAGTCCCTGTGTCGCGATTGTTGCTTTACTGTTTATCGTGAAAATTGTCTTTATTGACGCGCACCAGGTATGA
- a CDS encoding LysR family transcriptional regulator, translating into MDLLQTIQVFAKLAELGSFTKTADAMQTGRPQVTRTIQDLETSLGVRLFQRTTRKVRLTSEGEQFYERAKEILGKVAEATSLFGHTGNVMHGRLRVDIPTAFAQPRLIKSLHNFTVLYPDIELVLGVTDRTVDLVAEGVDCVLRIGELPSSSLVARHIGQIIMVTCASPAYLQNHGEPQTPDELHTHKGITFISGQNNRARPWQFFDGGNDQTYISRHGISVNESNAYVECGIAGFGILQAPGIILDRHLAAGSLVEVLREYRPRPRPVSVLYPSRSHLAPQVHVFVEWVREQFPILYGCWLES; encoded by the coding sequence ATGGACCTGCTCCAGACAATTCAGGTATTCGCCAAACTGGCAGAGCTGGGAAGTTTCACTAAAACAGCCGATGCTATGCAGACAGGGCGCCCGCAGGTTACTCGAACAATCCAGGATCTTGAGACATCGCTCGGCGTGCGGCTTTTCCAACGTACTACCCGTAAGGTAAGGCTCACTTCCGAAGGGGAACAGTTCTACGAGCGAGCGAAAGAGATTCTCGGCAAAGTGGCTGAAGCCACTTCTCTGTTTGGGCATACCGGAAACGTTATGCATGGACGACTACGTGTCGATATTCCTACTGCATTCGCACAACCCAGGCTTATCAAAAGTCTTCATAATTTTACCGTTCTCTATCCGGATATCGAGTTGGTATTAGGGGTTACGGACCGTACTGTCGATCTGGTCGCAGAAGGCGTAGATTGCGTATTACGTATTGGTGAGCTACCCAGTTCAAGCCTGGTTGCTCGTCACATCGGTCAAATCATTATGGTCACCTGTGCGTCTCCAGCCTATCTGCAAAACCACGGTGAACCACAAACGCCGGACGAACTGCATACACACAAAGGCATCACTTTTATTTCAGGCCAGAACAACCGTGCCCGCCCCTGGCAATTTTTCGATGGGGGTAATGACCAAACGTATATCAGTCGTCATGGAATCAGCGTTAACGAATCTAACGCTTATGTCGAATGTGGCATCGCTGGGTTCGGTATCTTGCAGGCGCCAGGAATTATCCTTGACCGCCACCTTGCTGCCGGATCGTTAGTTGAAGTACTGCGCGAGTACCGCCCACGTCCGCGCCCCGTATCCGTGTTGTACCCAAGCAGGTCTCATCTGGCACCTCAGGTTCATGTCTTTGTCGAGTGGGTGCGTGAGCAATTTCCCATACTCTACGGTTGCTGGCTGGAGAGTTAA
- the phoU gene encoding phosphate signaling complex protein PhoU, with translation MDNLNLNKHISGQFNAELEHIRTQVMIMGGMVEQQLTDAITAMHNQDAQLAKQVIDSDQKVNMMEVDIDEACVRIIAKRQPTASDLRLVMAIIKTISELERIGDVAEKISRTALEKFGQQHMPLLVSLESLGHHTVQMLHDVLDAFARMDLNAAVQIYREDKKVDQEYEGIVRQLMTYMMEDPRTIPSVLTALFCARAIERIGDRCQNICEIIFYFVKGQDFRHVGGDQLDKLLAGENGGSDPA, from the coding sequence ATGGACAACCTAAATCTGAATAAACATATCTCCGGCCAGTTTAACGCCGAGCTGGAACATATCCGTACCCAAGTCATGATCATGGGCGGTATGGTGGAGCAACAACTGACCGATGCGATCACCGCTATGCACAACCAGGATGCTCAACTGGCGAAGCAGGTGATTGATAGTGACCAGAAGGTCAATATGATGGAAGTGGATATTGATGAAGCCTGCGTGCGTATCATCGCCAAACGTCAACCAACCGCCAGCGATCTGCGGTTGGTGATGGCCATCATTAAAACCATCTCTGAGCTGGAGCGTATTGGTGACGTGGCAGAGAAAATCAGCCGCACTGCGCTGGAAAAATTTGGTCAGCAACATATGCCGCTGTTGGTGAGCCTTGAGTCGTTGGGCCATCATACTGTGCAGATGCTGCACGACGTATTGGATGCGTTTGCGCGTATGGATCTGAATGCGGCGGTGCAGATTTACCGCGAAGATAAAAAAGTCGATCAGGAGTACGAAGGTATTGTACGCCAGCTTATGACTTATATGATGGAAGACCCGCGTACTATTCCCAGCGTATTAACCGCGCTGTTCTGTGCCCGTGCCATCGAGCGCATTGGCGATCGCTGCCAGAATATCTGTGAAATTATTTTCTATTTCGTTAAAGGCCAGGATTTTCGTCATGTCGGGGGCGATCAATTAGATAAATTGTTAGCCGGCGAGAATGGCGGCAGCGATCCTGCATAA
- the pstC gene encoding phosphate ABC transporter permease PstC — protein MAASKPTFQAPGKQGDIIFGVLVKLAALIVLFLLGGIIVSLIIASLPSMEKFGFAFLWTKEWDAPNEQFGALVPIYGTLVTSLIALAIAVPVSFGIALFLTELAPGWLRRPLGVAIELLAAIPSIVYGMWGLFIFAPLFAEYFQTPVGNVLSGIPFIGVLFQGPAFGIGILAAGVILAIMIIPYIASVMRDVFEQTPVMMKESAYGIGCTTWEVMWRIVLPFTKNGVIGGVMLGLGRALGETMAVTFIIGNTYQLDSASLFMPGNSITSALANEFAEAASGLHTSALMELGLILFVITFIVLACSKLMVMRLAKSEGARS, from the coding sequence ATGGCTGCATCCAAGCCGACTTTCCAAGCCCCTGGTAAACAGGGCGACATTATCTTCGGCGTGCTGGTAAAACTGGCTGCGCTGATAGTGTTATTTCTGCTGGGTGGGATTATCGTCTCACTGATCATCGCTTCTTTGCCAAGCATGGAAAAATTCGGTTTCGCCTTTCTCTGGACCAAAGAGTGGGATGCGCCGAATGAGCAGTTTGGCGCGCTGGTACCGATTTATGGCACGCTGGTGACCTCGCTGATTGCTTTAGCGATTGCCGTCCCCGTGAGTTTTGGTATCGCGCTATTCCTGACTGAGCTGGCGCCTGGCTGGCTGCGACGTCCTCTTGGTGTCGCGATAGAATTACTGGCTGCGATTCCCAGTATCGTTTATGGCATGTGGGGTCTGTTTATCTTCGCGCCCTTATTTGCTGAGTATTTTCAAACGCCTGTGGGTAATGTGCTGTCAGGCATTCCTTTTATTGGCGTGCTGTTTCAGGGGCCAGCCTTCGGCATCGGTATCCTCGCAGCGGGCGTGATTCTGGCCATCATGATCATTCCTTATATCGCCTCGGTGATGCGTGACGTGTTTGAACAGACGCCCGTGATGATGAAAGAGTCTGCCTACGGCATTGGCTGCACAACCTGGGAAGTGATGTGGCGTATCGTGCTGCCCTTCACCAAAAACGGCGTTATCGGCGGTGTTATGCTTGGCCTTGGTCGTGCGCTGGGTGAAACCATGGCGGTGACCTTTATCATCGGTAACACCTACCAGCTCGACAGCGCTTCATTGTTTATGCCGGGCAACAGTATTACTTCAGCGCTGGCTAATGAGTTTGCGGAAGCAGCTTCAGGCTTGCATACGTCAGCATTAATGGAGTTGGGCCTGATTCTGTTTGTGATTACCTTTATCGTGCTGGCCTGCTCCAAGCTGATGGTGATGCGGTTGGCGAAAAGTGAAGGGGCACGCTCATGA
- a CDS encoding zinc-dependent alcohol dehydrogenase family protein has translation MKAWLLENFGLDNLVLGDTATPTPKAGELLVKIGAVSLNFRDKAIVDGFYEPHMVPKPLIPVSDAAGTVVAVGEGVNRFKVGDRVNSHLYSRWIDGEPGPDEPNYCFGSPLPGGLAEYMIIHEESAVRVPDNLSDEEASTLPIAALTAWYSLVDFGEVKAGQTVLVQGTGGVSIFAVQLATALGAKVIVTSSKDENLEAVKKLGAVAGVNYRTFPRWEEEVLKLTDGKGVDLLLDVAGGEGLNQSIAATKASGRIAQIGFLNGQTTTLNLMPLIFRQTTIRGIAVAPRSSFDRMNEFLNQHTIKPVIDHVYSFDEAHQAYQHLSRGAFGKVVIKVS, from the coding sequence ATGAAAGCATGGCTTTTGGAAAATTTCGGCCTTGATAATCTGGTTCTTGGCGATACCGCAACTCCCACACCTAAAGCCGGCGAGTTGCTGGTGAAGATCGGCGCGGTATCGCTGAACTTCCGTGACAAAGCTATCGTTGATGGCTTCTATGAACCGCATATGGTGCCAAAACCCCTTATTCCAGTGAGTGATGCTGCTGGTACCGTTGTCGCCGTTGGTGAGGGTGTAAATCGATTCAAGGTTGGCGATCGGGTTAACTCGCACCTTTATTCACGCTGGATTGATGGTGAGCCAGGGCCAGACGAACCTAACTACTGCTTCGGCTCCCCGCTACCGGGTGGCCTTGCTGAATATATGATCATCCATGAGGAGAGCGCCGTTCGTGTGCCTGACAACCTCTCTGATGAAGAAGCTTCAACGTTGCCTATCGCTGCATTAACTGCATGGTATTCGCTGGTGGACTTCGGTGAAGTTAAAGCTGGGCAAACCGTACTGGTGCAAGGTACCGGTGGCGTATCAATCTTCGCTGTACAGCTTGCGACAGCTCTTGGCGCCAAGGTGATTGTTACCTCCAGTAAAGATGAAAATCTGGAAGCGGTTAAGAAACTTGGCGCTGTTGCTGGTGTGAACTATCGGACCTTCCCACGCTGGGAAGAAGAAGTGCTGAAGCTTACCGATGGTAAGGGTGTTGATCTCCTGCTTGACGTAGCTGGCGGTGAAGGACTCAACCAGTCCATCGCAGCGACCAAAGCATCAGGCCGCATTGCACAAATTGGCTTCCTGAACGGGCAGACGACTACACTTAATCTGATGCCTCTGATTTTCCGTCAGACAACCATTCGCGGAATTGCGGTGGCTCCGCGTTCCAGCTTCGATCGGATGAATGAGTTTTTAAACCAGCATACGATTAAGCCAGTGATTGATCATGTTTATTCATTTGACGAGGCTCACCAGGCTTACCAACACCTGTCACGTGGTGCGTTCGGCAAAGTGGTCATTAAGGTTTCCTGA
- the pstB gene encoding phosphate ABC transporter ATP-binding protein PstB — protein MSMVNQSPGKMQVRDLNFYYGKFHALKNINLDIAKNQVTAFIGPSGCGKSTLLRTFNKMFALYPEQRAEGEILLDGENILTANQDIALLRARVGMVFQKPTPFPMSIYDNIAFGVRLFEKLSRADMDERVQWALTKAALWNETKDKLHQSGYSLSGGQQQRLCIARGIAIRPEVLLLDEPCSALDPISTGRIEELITELKQDYTVVIVTHNMQQAARCSDHTAFMYLGELIEFSDTDTLFTKPHQKQTEDYITGRYG, from the coding sequence ATGAGTATGGTTAACCAAAGTCCCGGAAAAATGCAGGTTCGTGATTTGAACTTTTACTACGGGAAATTCCATGCCCTGAAAAATATCAACCTGGATATTGCGAAGAACCAGGTCACAGCGTTTATTGGTCCTTCAGGCTGCGGTAAATCCACCCTGCTGCGTACCTTTAACAAAATGTTCGCGCTTTATCCGGAACAGCGTGCTGAAGGTGAGATTTTACTGGATGGCGAAAATATATTGACGGCCAATCAGGATATCGCACTATTGCGCGCGCGCGTTGGTATGGTGTTCCAGAAGCCAACGCCGTTCCCGATGTCCATTTATGACAATATTGCCTTTGGCGTGCGTCTGTTCGAGAAGCTATCGCGAGCCGATATGGATGAGCGTGTACAGTGGGCTCTCACTAAAGCTGCGCTGTGGAATGAAACCAAAGATAAACTGCATCAGAGCGGTTACAGTCTTTCCGGTGGCCAGCAACAGCGTCTTTGCATTGCCCGCGGTATTGCTATTCGCCCTGAAGTCCTGCTGCTGGATGAGCCCTGTTCGGCGCTTGATCCTATTTCAACCGGACGTATCGAAGAGCTTATTACCGAACTGAAACAAGATTATACCGTGGTGATCGTCACCCACAACATGCAACAGGCTGCGCGCTGTTCCGATCACACCGCGTTTATGTATCTGGGTGAACTGATCGAATTCAGTGATACCGATACGCTATTTACTAAGCCGCATCAGAAGCAGACTGAAGATTATATTACCGGACGCTATGGCTGA
- a CDS encoding 4'-phosphopantetheinyl transferase family protein encodes MASHFVRWTFVQSKPNVHRLPQQLVENSLSFESRRRGRFLASRMLLAELMLRVYGIQRLPEIITLSNGRPAFADPDLPDFSIAYAGGQIGVLLAEEGARGGLDMEIVRAHSRQTLNNYMQVLSSAEKAWVNAQQDCIEAITQLWTLRHSVMKLTGEIDPGDAVRLHPASGRLRSSTMPDIQAICDVEPLLIWSCALSPASDRLHLWEFDDRYNWHSLGDIEINKPRMGPRALRLTSMPSERLLQH; translated from the coding sequence ATGGCAAGTCATTTTGTACGCTGGACTTTCGTCCAGAGCAAACCAAATGTTCACCGATTACCCCAGCAACTCGTTGAAAATTCACTGAGTTTTGAATCAAGGCGCCGAGGACGATTTCTGGCATCCCGTATGCTGCTAGCGGAGCTAATGCTGCGTGTTTACGGTATCCAGCGACTGCCCGAAATAATTACCCTGAGTAACGGGCGTCCTGCCTTTGCCGATCCCGACCTGCCCGATTTTAGTATTGCCTATGCTGGCGGTCAGATTGGCGTTCTGTTGGCGGAAGAAGGTGCCCGTGGCGGACTGGATATGGAAATAGTCCGCGCGCACAGCCGCCAAACGTTAAACAACTATATGCAGGTTCTCTCTTCTGCAGAAAAAGCCTGGGTTAATGCACAGCAGGATTGTATTGAGGCCATAACCCAGCTTTGGACGCTACGTCATAGCGTGATGAAACTGACTGGCGAAATCGATCCGGGTGATGCTGTTCGTCTACATCCAGCCTCTGGTCGCCTGCGTTCTTCGACTATGCCTGATATTCAGGCCATCTGCGATGTTGAACCGTTATTGATTTGGTCCTGCGCACTCTCACCAGCCAGTGACCGCTTACACCTATGGGAATTTGACGATCGCTATAACTGGCATTCGCTGGGTGATATCGAAATTAATAAGCCGAGAATGGGGCCACGTGCATTACGGCTGACCAGTATGCCTTCCGAGAGATTGCTACAACATTAA
- a CDS encoding LysR family transcriptional regulator, which yields MEIAELVELTVFALVAKHLSFRQAATERGTSASAVSHSIRSLEARVGVRLFHRTTRSVSLTEAGEALFTRLQPALTGMRTALDGLNSFRATPFGTIRINVPNSIAPYVLGEAMELLANNAGLKLEIVATDSLVDIVQEGFDAGIRFGERLSQDMIAVRIKPRFRFAVVGSPTYFEKHGIPVTPHDLHNHTCIRYAFPSGKILNWEFARDGEMVKVEVVGPLTVDSQELMADAATRGLGLAYIWEDRAAPYLRAGQLQRCLEDWCTIDESLFLYFPSRKHQSAGLRALVEAMKA from the coding sequence ATGGAGATCGCCGAACTCGTCGAACTCACTGTATTTGCCTTGGTAGCGAAGCATCTTAGCTTCCGTCAAGCAGCCACAGAACGAGGCACATCTGCTTCGGCGGTAAGTCATTCTATACGCAGTCTTGAAGCACGCGTAGGTGTACGGCTTTTCCATCGTACCACGCGTAGTGTATCCCTGACAGAGGCCGGGGAAGCATTATTTACACGATTACAGCCCGCGCTAACCGGCATGCGAACCGCTCTGGATGGATTGAACTCCTTCCGTGCCACGCCTTTCGGCACTATCAGAATAAATGTTCCGAACTCTATTGCACCATATGTCCTGGGCGAGGCGATGGAATTGCTGGCAAACAATGCTGGACTAAAGCTGGAAATTGTCGCGACTGACTCGCTGGTCGATATTGTGCAGGAAGGTTTTGATGCCGGGATCCGCTTTGGTGAACGCTTATCACAGGATATGATCGCGGTTCGTATCAAACCGCGATTTCGCTTTGCTGTTGTTGGCTCACCAACATATTTTGAGAAGCACGGCATTCCCGTAACACCGCATGATCTACATAATCACACATGTATCCGTTACGCCTTTCCCAGCGGGAAAATTTTGAACTGGGAGTTCGCAAGGGACGGAGAAATGGTGAAAGTTGAGGTCGTTGGTCCTTTGACCGTCGATAGCCAGGAGTTAATGGCAGACGCTGCGACACGCGGGTTGGGACTGGCATATATCTGGGAGGATCGTGCAGCCCCTTATCTTCGCGCAGGCCAGCTGCAACGCTGTCTTGAAGATTGGTGTACCATTGATGAAAGCCTGTTTCTTTATTTTCCAAGCCGCAAGCACCAATCGGCAGGATTGCGGGCACTGGTTGAGGCAATGAAGGCGTGA
- the yieH gene encoding 6-phosphogluconate phosphatase, producing MSIECVFFDCDGTLVDSERICTQSYVNTFARYGISLSLQQMFEKYKGVKLYDIVADVVKQHPVAVSFDELERQYRAEVERLFDAGLTAIPGAKSLLARVKVPMCVVSNGTVKKMQHSLGLTGMLSFFDDRLFSGYDIECWKPDPGLLYHAAEKMGVSTAQCILVDDSEAGVKAGIAAGIPVFYYCADAHNKAIEHPLVTRFTDMDQLPQLWKEKGWHIAV from the coding sequence ATGAGCATTGAATGCGTATTTTTTGATTGCGATGGCACGCTGGTAGATAGCGAACGCATTTGCACCCAATCTTATGTCAACACCTTCGCCAGGTACGGTATTTCACTGTCGCTTCAGCAGATGTTTGAGAAATATAAAGGGGTGAAACTGTATGATATTGTTGCCGATGTCGTGAAACAGCATCCTGTTGCTGTCTCCTTCGACGAACTGGAGCGTCAATATCGTGCAGAAGTGGAACGCCTGTTTGATGCCGGGCTCACCGCGATCCCCGGTGCTAAATCGCTGCTGGCGCGTGTCAAGGTCCCCATGTGTGTCGTGTCAAACGGCACAGTGAAAAAGATGCAGCATTCGCTGGGACTTACCGGCATGCTCTCCTTTTTTGATGACCGGTTGTTTAGCGGTTACGATATTGAGTGCTGGAAACCCGATCCTGGTTTGCTCTATCACGCTGCTGAAAAAATGGGGGTGTCTACTGCACAGTGTATTCTGGTAGATGATTCAGAAGCGGGCGTGAAAGCCGGTATCGCGGCCGGTATCCCGGTATTTTATTACTGTGCTGACGCACACAATAAAGCCATTGAGCACCCGCTGGTTACTCGCTTTACCGATATGGACCAACTACCGCAGTTGTGGAAGGAAAAAGGCTGGCACATCGCAGTATAA
- the pstA gene encoding phosphate ABC transporter permease PstA translates to MTTIEMQSRAELDASRRKMQAWRRMKNRVALTLSLLTMAFGLFWLVWILFSTVTKGIDGMTLSLFTEMTPPPNTAGGGLANALAGSGLMILWATFFGTPLGIMAGIYLAEYGRKSLLAEVIRFINDILLSAPSIVVGLFVYTLVVAQMQHFSGWAGVIALALLQIPIVIRTTENMMKLVPDSLREAAYALGTPKWKMIAAITLKASVSGIITGVLLAVARIAGETAPLLFTSLSNQFWSTDMMQPVANLPVTIFKFAMSPFAEWQSLAWAGVLIITLCVLLLNILARLVFAKGKH, encoded by the coding sequence ATGACCACCATTGAAATGCAGTCTCGCGCTGAACTGGATGCTTCACGTCGTAAGATGCAGGCGTGGCGTCGCATGAAAAATCGCGTAGCGTTAACGCTGTCGCTGCTGACGATGGCATTTGGCCTGTTCTGGCTGGTGTGGATCCTGTTCTCAACGGTGACTAAAGGCATTGACGGTATGACACTGTCGCTGTTCACTGAAATGACACCACCGCCCAATACGGCGGGAGGCGGGTTAGCAAACGCATTAGCAGGCAGCGGTTTGATGATCCTGTGGGCGACCTTCTTTGGTACTCCCTTGGGGATTATGGCGGGGATATATTTGGCGGAATATGGCCGTAAATCCTTGCTGGCGGAAGTGATTCGCTTCATTAACGATATCTTGCTTTCCGCGCCGTCGATTGTTGTTGGCCTGTTCGTCTATACGCTGGTTGTGGCACAAATGCAGCACTTCTCCGGTTGGGCCGGTGTCATTGCGCTGGCGCTGTTACAGATACCCATCGTCATTCGTACCACTGAAAATATGATGAAACTGGTGCCGGATAGTCTGCGCGAAGCCGCCTATGCGTTGGGTACACCGAAGTGGAAGATGATTGCCGCCATTACCCTCAAAGCCTCTGTTTCCGGCATTATTACCGGTGTGCTGTTGGCCGTAGCGCGCATTGCGGGGGAAACTGCACCGTTGCTGTTCACCTCACTGTCGAACCAGTTCTGGAGTACCGACATGATGCAGCCAGTGGCTAACCTGCCGGTCACCATTTTTAAATTCGCCATGAGCCCCTTTGCTGAGTGGCAGAGTCTGGCATGGGCTGGCGTGCTGATTATTACGCTGTGCGTCCTGTTGCTGAACATTCTGGCCCGTTTGGTTTTTGCCAAAGGCAAACATTAA
- a CDS encoding SDR family NAD(P)-dependent oxidoreductase translates to MNTKVSPQTLSGKVALVTGASSGIGRAAAIELARRGAKVVASARRRSEIESLVAEIKSEGFEATAAVADINVEQDVIDLVAKTISTYGRIDVAFNNAGTEGEFTPFVDQSNEVYDTIFNANVRGVFWSMKHQAKAMLAQGSGTIINNASMGGVIGFANAGLYIASKHAVLGLTKTASIELFKQGVRVNAVNPGIIDTPFQDRIWPSTQAKDDFAASTVPGRAGTPEEVANVVAFLASDDASFVSGHGLLVDAGYSIA, encoded by the coding sequence ATGAACACCAAAGTCTCACCTCAAACCCTTTCAGGAAAAGTCGCTCTGGTTACTGGTGCAAGCTCAGGTATCGGCCGTGCTGCAGCCATCGAACTGGCTCGCCGTGGCGCTAAAGTTGTTGCCAGTGCACGTCGTCGTTCTGAGATTGAGTCACTTGTCGCTGAGATCAAAAGTGAAGGCTTCGAAGCAACAGCAGCTGTTGCTGACATCAACGTTGAACAAGACGTGATCGATCTGGTCGCAAAAACTATTTCAACTTATGGCCGTATTGATGTCGCTTTCAACAACGCGGGTACCGAAGGTGAGTTCACTCCTTTCGTTGACCAGTCAAACGAAGTTTATGACACCATTTTCAACGCTAACGTTCGCGGTGTGTTCTGGTCAATGAAACACCAGGCAAAAGCTATGCTGGCGCAAGGTAGCGGCACCATCATCAACAACGCCTCAATGGGTGGTGTGATCGGTTTCGCTAACGCGGGTCTCTATATCGCAAGTAAGCACGCAGTTCTGGGTCTGACCAAGACCGCATCAATCGAACTGTTCAAGCAAGGTGTTCGCGTTAACGCTGTTAACCCAGGCATCATTGATACCCCATTCCAGGATCGTATCTGGCCAAGCACCCAGGCGAAAGATGACTTCGCAGCATCTACCGTTCCTGGCCGCGCAGGTACACCAGAAGAAGTTGCAAACGTTGTCGCATTCCTGGCTTCAGATGACGCATCGTTTGTATCAGGCCACGGCCTGCTGGTTGACGCCGGTTATTCAATCGCTTAA